The Colius striatus isolate bColStr4 chromosome 9, bColStr4.1.hap1, whole genome shotgun sequence genome contains the following window.
ATAAGGCAGTAGCTATTAAcagtcctttccttttttttttcctaccaaaaAGATGTATTTAAGTTTTTTATTGTGAATATTGTAGTATGTTTTTTACTTTAGAGCTCGAGCTGTTTTGATACAAGTTGCAAAGTCAGATGAACAAAGCATTGCTGAGCTCCAGAAACGGGAGCCCTGTCAGTTCGTGGCAAACCTGCCTGTCTTGTagtttttgttgtgtttctaTGCTCTTGGTTTACCCAAAGGATTCAGGCTATacggaaaaaaaaagtgtgggaGTGGCACAGGGAATTGACAATGGCATCTGAGGTGGTGTTGAAAAGGGCTCATTTCCTTTAGATGTCCAGATCCTGTCCGTTTGCTAATTAAAAGAACCAACCGAATTGCAGTtgcttcctgttccttttctccctgCCCCAAAGCACTGCCTGCTCCGAGTGCCACTCACATGGCTGCCACTGGAGGGTTTCTCACTGTTCCTCATCTGACTGCCTGGAACAAGGGCATGAGCCCATGGCTGTGCTCTGTTGAACATCTGACTGCCAGGGAAAGCACACCCATGTGCACGTGTCCTCTGTCCTCGTGTGGGGGAGTTGCTGGGCAGCTCTGCACGGATCAGCTGCTGGTGAGTGCTTCTCTGGTGCTTCCTAGGAAGCCGCTCACCTGGagatgtgctgcctgccagctaGGGGGAAAGGTTCCTCCTGCACAACTCTGCCAAAGGTTGGAATCGTAATTCCTGGCTGTTTTTGCCATTCTGTTCTCTCACAGTTCTGTGTTGctgtggagagggacctgggagtgctggtgggcagcaaactaaccatgagccagcaatgtgcccagcaatgtggacaagaaggccaatggcatgctgggggtcatcaagaagagtgtggccagtaggttgagggaggttctgctccccctctactctgctccactgcagcctcatctggagttctgtgtgcagttctgggctccccagttaaAGAGGgccagggaactgctggagagagtccagcgcagggccaccaagatgatcatgggactggagcatctcccttatgaggacaggctgtgggaactggggctgttcagctgggaggagactgagggggaatctcattaatacaagtatttgaaaggtggatgtcaagaggatggggtggcacttttttctgttgtctcaagtgacatgactaggggtaatggacataagctggaacacaaaaagatccacttaaacacaaggaaaagctgtttacctgttgaggtgagagagcccaggcacaggctgcccagacagggtgtggaggctcctgctctggaggtttccaaggccccctggacacattcctgtgtgacctgatggaggggaacctgctttagcaggatgTTGGACTTGGATGAGtgctagaggtcccttccaaccccatcatcctgtgattcttccctttttctctgtgGCAAGGGGGAGAGCTGGGAGTTCTCAAACAACAGCCACTGCCATCTCCAGAAAAGCATCAGCTTGGGAGCTGAGCAATTGTGGTTTTTACCTGTCGCCCCCTAAAATGTTCACACCTGAGTTTCTGGGTTCTGGATCTGAAGCAGCTCCTGGCTAGGGcaaggagcagcctgtgcttgtgctgtgtttctcctgaaGCAAAGTTCAAACAGTGGATTCTCAAACTAAGTTTGTCACTGGTAAGGAGCCAGCTCAGGGCCGTAGCAGGCTCTGGGGCTGTAATTACCCGTCCTACTCGTTGGAGACTTTTTGCTCAGTCTTTGCTATCCTTTGTaatctgagaagcagcaggctCCCACCTGGCATCCCCATGGACTGGCTCCTTGCTGTCAGGCACCTTGGTTTTGCCCAGGGCAGGAAGTACAAGTAAAAGCTTGAACTAGCCTTGGTGGTGATGCATGGGCCAGGCAGGATCCAGCCTGCTCCGCTCACCCATGTGCAGGCTGAGCACGTGGGAAACGTGCTGCGGCAGCAGCTTGGCCCAGCGGGGCGGGGAAGGGGATGCGGGGCGAGCTCCTGGGCTTGGGCCCTTGGCTCACGCCCGGGCTGAcggggagggggatgctgcCGAGCGCAGCCGGCGAGGGGAGGCCTGGCCTGGCCGTCGGAAGGATGCCGGGAGACAAGCTGTCTCCAGGCCTGCTCTGGCCCTGCCGTGCTGCTCCGGCCAGCCCGCCGCTTCCCGCAGGCCGGAGCGGGAGCTGAACCCAGCCCGCCGCTTCCCGCAGGCCGGAGCGGGAGCTGAACCCAGCCCGCCTCCTCCCGTCCGGCCTGCGGGGCACAGCCCGCTCCCCTCCCCGCGCTCACCCGCGCCTGCCCGGGGCCGCCGGGAGCGGGGCGGAGCCTGCgccgggggccgggccgggcgctgCCGGGACCCGCTCGCCGCTCGCCCGCCGCTCGCCGCCCGCGCCATGGCCCCGCGGCCCCCCGcaccgctgccgccgccgctgctgctgctgctgccggccctggccgcgctcccgcccgccgccgcccgcgccccgccgcgcaGCATCGGTAGGGGCGGAGGGGAaggggggcagaggggaaggggggTACGGGGTGGGAAGGGGGTGCCCATCCCATGGACCGGCAGCACCCGGCCTCCTCCCGGGCTGCCCGCCCCCGGGGGTGCGAGAGGGCAGCTTCGGCACCCTCCGCAGTGGGCGCACGGCGTGCTGCGATGCATCCCCGCTGCATCCCCGCTGCACCCCACAGCATCCCCGCTGCACCCCACAGCATCCCCGCTGCATCCCCGCTGCATCCCTGCCCTCCCACGAGCGCAAGCCCCTTCACCCCCTCGGCGGGAGCCCGGGCTGGGGGCAGCGGCTGTCCCCGCTCGCCCTGCTGACCCGGCcgctcttgcccctctccgtcggcAGCCGTGGTGGGCGCCGGGCTGGGCGGCTCGGCCGTCACCTAtttcctgcagcagcacttCGGGCCGCAGGTGCAGCTGGACGTGTACGAGCCGGCGGGCGTGGGAGGGCGGCTGGCCACCATCACCGTCAACAAGCAGCAGTACGAGAGCCGGGGAGCCTCCATCCACGCCCTCAGCCTCCACATGCAGGACTTTGTCAAGATCCTAGGTGAGCTGCTCGATCCGTGGCCTCGATGCCCATGGGGATGGCTGCTGCCAGGCCACCTCAGCACCGCAGGCCTGCAGTGACCCCCTTGTTTGTCCCCGCACCCCGGCCCTGGAAGGGAATGGGACAGGGTGGCCTTGCAGAGCGTCAGGCTGAGGGCTCCTGTTGGAATTGAGCCGGGGGAGGGTGTTCACAAACTCTCACCAGTAGACAGCAGCAACTCCATGGGATGCCCTAACACACGGGATCTGGCAGAGGCCCCGGTGCCCTGGGATCTCATACTCCCTGATGCTCCCTCCAAGAGCAGCTTTGCCTGCATCCCCACTGGGCATTCCCAGCAGctggccagccccagggaggcTGCACCAACCCCCAGGAGGCcgtgccagccccagggaggcTGCACCAACCCCCAGGAGGCTGTGCCAGCCCCCAGGGAGGCcgtgccagccccagggaggcTGCACCACCCCCCAGGAGGCcgtgccagccccagggaggcCATGCCAGCCGGGCTCCTCTGCTCCCCGCAGGCCTCAAGCACCGGCGCGAGGTGGCAGGGAAGAGTGCCATATTCAGCGGGGAGCACTTTGTCCTGGAAGAGACCGACTGGTACCTGCTCAACCTCTTCCGGCTCTGGTGGCACTATGGCATCAGCTTCCTGCGCCTGCAGATGTGGGTGGAGGAGGTgatggagaagttcatgaggtaGGAGAgcctgaggggctggagggacACGGGGAGTGTTCCCTGGCaccaagggcagcagcaggcactcTATGCTCCTGTTTCCTCCAGGATCTACAAATACCAGGCACACGGCTACGCCTTCTCCagcctggaggagctgctgcgcTCGCTGGGGGGTGAGGCCTTCGTCAACATGACGCAGCGGTCGGTGGCTGACTCCTTGCTGGAGGTGGGCGTCACGCAGCGCTTCGTGGACGACGTCATCGCGGCCGTGCTGCGCTCCAGCTACGGGCAGTCGGTGCTGGTGCCCGCCTTCGCAGGTGGGACCTCTGTCCCCCCCTGTCTGTTTCTCCTTCTCAGCATCCCCTCCATGGGCAAGGCTGTTGAGccaccctcctcttcctctctgcagGAGCCATGTCGCTGGCgggagcccagggcagcacctGGGCGGTGGAAGGAGGCAACAAGCTGGTGTGCTCGGGTCTGCTGAAGCTCACCAAAGCCAACATCATCCCGGCCAGGGTGACAGGCATCTCTCTGCACAACTCAGGTAAGCCTGGGCacgggctctgggtgctgctgcccaggaTGAGGTCTGGGTGTGGGCATACCAGGGTGGGAGGCTGGTGGAGGCAGCATGGGGATGCTGGGGCAGAGAGAGCCTCAGGTGGGAGGCTGAAAAGCATCCTGGTCCTGGTAAAGCACTTGAGTGAGGGCCCAGGGGTCTGTCCATCTCCTCTCCTTGTCTGATCTGGTGAGGGCCCTGCATTACAGATCCCTCTCCCCGTCCTGAGGTCTCTCAGGTCTCTTCTATGGCACCATTCTTGCTGCAGTCTTGTTTATCCATCTAGCACAGCAGAAGGGCTGGATAGTTGGGGTTTGGGGAGTTGCCCATGCTGCCCCAGTCCACTTTACCCCAGGCAGTAAACTAGGCCAAGTTTCTCTGGAAACCTTCTCCCCCAGGCTTGCCAAAATTGTCCTGCTGCATCTGCAACTCATCCATAAGCATCAGATGCTATGGTCCAGCACTGGTGTGTACTGGAAAACCAGGGGATGGAGGCCATGCAAGAAAAAAGGGGACCAGGGCAATACGACCCGAGGCTCCTAAGTGTCCACCATCTCTTTTCAGAGGGCAGAGCTCTGTACCAGGTGCACTACGAGGGCAGCGAAGGCCAGGGCTCAGCTTTCTATGACATGGTGGTGGTGACGActcccctgcaccccagcaggAACAACTTCACCTTCAAGAACTTTGAGCCCCCCATCGCTGACTTCCCCGGAGCCTTCCAGCCCTCCGTCACCTCCGTGGTGCACGGCTACCTCAACTCCTCCTACTTCGGCTTCCCTGACCCCAAGCTCTTCCCCTTTGCCAACATCCTCACCACGGACACCCCGGATCTGTTCTTCAACGCCATGGACAACATCTGTCCCGTCAACATCTCGGCGGCTTTCCGGCGCAAGCAGCCGCAGGAGGCCGCGGTCTGGCGCGTCCTCTCCCCGCAGCCGCTGgacaagcagcagctgaagacCCTCTTCAGGTCCTACTACTCGGTGCAGGTGACGGAGTGGCAGACGTATCCCCGCTACGATGCAGCCAAGGGCCTCCCGCCCATCGTGCTGCACGACAACCTCTTCTACCTGAGTGGCGTGGAGTGGGTGGCCAGCTCCATGGAGATGATAGCTGTGGCGGCCAAAAACGTGGCCCTGCTGGCCTACAACCGCTGGCATCAGGACCTGGAGAAAATCGACCAGAAGGACTTGATGCACAAGGTGAAGACGGAGCTGTGATGCCCAGGGGAGGGCTGGTGGGCCAGGAGCTTCTGTGTGTGGTAGCCCAGGGAGGATTTATTGCCTGGGAGACAGCAGAGGGGGGTGGGGCAGAGGGATAAGGGACAGGATGGGTCCCAGATGACTTGAATGCGCGTCACCATCAGGAATACAGTCCCTGCTCAGTGTTGCTGTGTGTCAGTACCACGTGCCTCGGTTtccctctgccccctccccaggctctACTGGAAAGGAGCTTGTGCTTTAAAGGATCACCATGCTTCTGGTTTTGGGAGGGTCTTCCAGGGGCTTTCAAGGATGAGGCTGGCTCACGTCAGCAGCAGATGTGTCCTCCCCATAGCGAGCTGCCCCGCTccctccacagcctctcctgcctTCCTGGCTTTGCCCTGGGAAGCTGAACGGCAGAGCTGGCCCCGGCTGGGGCAGGAGGTCCCACAGCCACTCCTGTGCCCTGCGTGCCTGGAGCCTTGTCCCTCTTGCTGACCCGGTGCCCAGGGATGGGCA
Protein-coding sequences here:
- the PCYOX1L gene encoding prenylcysteine oxidase-like; the protein is MAPRPPAPLPPPLLLLLPALAALPPAAARAPPRSIAVVGAGLGGSAVTYFLQQHFGPQVQLDVYEPAGVGGRLATITVNKQQYESRGASIHALSLHMQDFVKILGLKHRREVAGKSAIFSGEHFVLEETDWYLLNLFRLWWHYGISFLRLQMWVEEVMEKFMRIYKYQAHGYAFSSLEELLRSLGGEAFVNMTQRSVADSLLEVGVTQRFVDDVIAAVLRSSYGQSVLVPAFAGAMSLAGAQGSTWAVEGGNKLVCSGLLKLTKANIIPARVTGISLHNSEGRALYQVHYEGSEGQGSAFYDMVVVTTPLHPSRNNFTFKNFEPPIADFPGAFQPSVTSVVHGYLNSSYFGFPDPKLFPFANILTTDTPDLFFNAMDNICPVNISAAFRRKQPQEAAVWRVLSPQPLDKQQLKTLFRSYYSVQVTEWQTYPRYDAAKGLPPIVLHDNLFYLSGVEWVASSMEMIAVAAKNVALLAYNRWHQDLEKIDQKDLMHKVKTEL